A part of Lacibacter sp. H407 genomic DNA contains:
- a CDS encoding nucleoside-diphosphate kinase — protein sequence MSNRTFTMIKPDAMKNGHAGAILDKIIKAGFRVVALKQTKLSAERAGEFYAIHKERPFYGELVEFMSSGVIIAAILEKDNAVSDFRTLIGATDPAKADEGTIRKLFATSVGENAVHGSDSDENAKIEGNFFFSGLEQN from the coding sequence ATGAGCAATCGTACGTTTACAATGATCAAGCCCGACGCAATGAAGAATGGTCATGCCGGTGCTATTTTAGACAAAATTATTAAAGCAGGTTTCCGTGTAGTAGCATTGAAACAAACAAAACTTTCGGCTGAAAGAGCCGGCGAATTTTACGCAATACATAAAGAGCGTCCGTTTTACGGAGAGCTGGTTGAGTTTATGAGCAGCGGTGTTATTATCGCAGCTATTCTTGAAAAAGACAATGCTGTGTCTGATTTCCGCACACTTATTGGTGCAACTGATCCAGCAAAAGCAGATGAAGGAACCATCCGTAAATTGTTTGCAACATCTGTTGGTGAAAATGCAGTACATGGAAGCGACAGTGATGAGAATGCAAAAATTGAAGGAAACTTTTTCTTCAGTGGATTAGAACAAAATTAA
- a CDS encoding DHH family phosphoesterase, with amino-acid sequence MQEINELYPLLSTPAKVVITTHQKPDPDAMGSSLGLYHLLTQLGHTVQVISPTNWAAFLDWMPGCETVLNYEITIDKSNTIINDADLIFCLDFNALNRVKRMAQVIEQAKGQRILIDHHREPQTEVFAYGVSDTTKSSTCEMVYDFIVKSGHADKLNMDMMRCLYAGVIGDTGSFRFAAASASVFEMVADFKRRGLEHTQIHENIYDNFLENRFRFIGHVLTNRMEIDYQLNTALIWVTKQDLLRYQIKTGDTEGLVNYPLGIQGIKLACIVIDRDEKRKWSFRSKGDFDCNTFARQYFNGGGHFNAAGGETDDSLDTTLRKFKDVIQEYKSQLETF; translated from the coding sequence ATGCAAGAAATCAACGAATTATATCCATTATTGAGCACGCCCGCCAAGGTTGTGATCACCACCCACCAAAAGCCCGATCCTGATGCAATGGGCTCGTCGCTGGGTCTTTACCATTTATTAACGCAACTCGGTCATACAGTTCAGGTGATATCACCTACCAACTGGGCGGCCTTTCTCGACTGGATGCCCGGCTGTGAAACAGTGTTGAATTACGAGATCACCATTGATAAGAGTAATACAATTATAAATGATGCAGATTTGATCTTTTGTCTCGACTTCAATGCCCTGAACCGTGTTAAACGCATGGCGCAGGTAATTGAGCAGGCAAAGGGGCAACGTATTTTGATCGATCACCACCGTGAACCGCAAACAGAAGTGTTTGCTTATGGCGTTAGTGATACAACGAAAAGCTCCACCTGTGAGATGGTGTACGATTTTATTGTAAAAAGCGGACATGCTGATAAGTTGAACATGGACATGATGCGCTGCCTGTATGCCGGTGTAATTGGCGATACCGGTAGTTTCCGTTTTGCCGCTGCATCTGCAAGTGTGTTTGAAATGGTGGCCGATTTTAAGCGTCGTGGCCTGGAGCATACCCAAATTCACGAAAATATTTACGATAACTTCCTCGAAAACCGGTTCCGCTTTATCGGGCATGTGCTTACCAACCGGATGGAGATCGACTACCAGTTGAATACAGCACTTATTTGGGTAACCAAGCAGGATTTGCTTCGCTACCAGATCAAAACCGGCGATACAGAAGGTTTGGTGAACTATCCGTTGGGAATACAAGGCATTAAATTGGCCTGTATTGTGATAGACAGGGACGAAAAAAGAAAATGGAGCTTCCGCAGCAAAGGTGACTTTGATTGCAATACATTTGCCCGGCAATATTTTAACGGGGGTGGGCATTTCAACGCAGCAGGCGGGGAAACAGATGATAGCCTGGATACAACCTTACGCAAATTCAAAGATGTTATTCAAGAATATAAATCGCAGTTAGAAACGTTTTAA
- a CDS encoding FKBP-type peptidyl-prolyl cis-trans isomerase: MKTIQSIFVAMLAVVVLASCGGGSFKKAKSGLLYKIISDGKGAPLKAGTFIKFNAIVKQKDSVTYNSYGKIPAFTAVDSAGRPYDLSEIIPMMKAGDSAVIVQSADSIAKLNMGQMPPGMKKGDKITITIRITKVMKDITEAQNEFNAEMEAQKTREFKDVEAYLKSKNVTATKTALGTYVEVLNAGTGAKPDSGQQVMVKYTGMNFDGTKFDSNVDTSFGHVDPLPLVIGQQGSIPGFEDAVKQVAVGGKVKAYIPSMLAYGMQGSPPKIKPYDNLIFEIEVLSIGAPTPPAPQQMPQQNPNGQQ, translated from the coding sequence ATGAAGACAATTCAATCAATTTTTGTAGCCATGCTGGCGGTAGTGGTGCTGGCAAGTTGCGGTGGCGGCTCTTTCAAAAAAGCAAAGAGCGGTTTGCTGTACAAGATCATTTCTGATGGAAAAGGTGCACCGTTGAAAGCGGGTACATTCATCAAATTCAACGCTATTGTAAAACAAAAAGATTCTGTTACCTATAATTCATATGGTAAGATCCCTGCGTTTACAGCTGTTGACAGTGCAGGTCGTCCGTATGATCTTTCTGAAATTATTCCAATGATGAAAGCAGGCGATAGTGCTGTAATTGTGCAAAGTGCCGATTCAATTGCAAAATTGAATATGGGTCAAATGCCTCCGGGTATGAAGAAAGGTGATAAGATCACCATCACCATCCGCATTACAAAGGTGATGAAAGACATTACTGAAGCGCAGAATGAATTTAACGCTGAGATGGAAGCGCAGAAAACAAGAGAGTTTAAGGATGTAGAAGCTTACCTGAAATCGAAGAATGTAACTGCTACTAAAACTGCCTTGGGTACTTATGTTGAAGTGTTGAATGCAGGTACTGGCGCAAAACCAGACAGCGGTCAGCAGGTAATGGTAAAGTATACCGGAATGAATTTCGACGGAACTAAGTTTGATTCAAACGTAGATACAAGTTTTGGTCACGTTGATCCATTGCCATTGGTAATTGGTCAGCAGGGAAGTATTCCTGGTTTTGAAGATGCAGTAAAACAAGTAGCTGTTGGTGGTAAAGTGAAAGCTTATATCCCTTCTATGCTTGCTTACGGAATGCAGGGCTCACCTCCCAAGATCAAGCCTTACGATAACCTGATCTTCGAAATTGAAGTGTTGAGCATTGGTGCTCCAACGCCGCCTGCTCCACAGCAGATGCCTCAACAAAACCCGAACGGACAACAATAA
- the folP gene encoding dihydropteroate synthase translates to MYTLNCKGRLLVLDKPVVMGILNITPDSFYSGSRVEQTDVLQKAGQMIDEGATILDIGGQSTRPGSDRLTAAEELNRVLPAIKSIKENYPSVFLSIDTYHATVAKETVAAGVDLVNDISAGDMDTNMLSTVASLNIPFIAMHMQGTPDTMQDKPTYDNIAKEVVDYFIQKTAACKAAGITDIIIDPGFGFGKTINHNFQLLKQMEVFHLFQLPVLAGLSRKSTIWKTLHVTPEEALNGTTVLNTLALTKGASILRVHDVREAVEAIKLYEAYSNA, encoded by the coding sequence CATTACACCCGATTCATTTTACAGCGGAAGCCGTGTGGAACAAACCGATGTGTTACAGAAAGCAGGACAAATGATTGACGAAGGTGCCACAATCCTGGATATTGGCGGACAAAGCACAAGGCCGGGCAGCGATCGTTTAACAGCAGCTGAGGAGTTGAACAGAGTACTGCCCGCCATCAAAAGCATCAAAGAAAATTATCCATCTGTTTTTTTATCGATCGACACCTATCATGCAACTGTAGCAAAAGAAACCGTTGCTGCAGGAGTTGATCTGGTAAACGACATCAGTGCCGGTGATATGGATACAAACATGCTTTCAACAGTTGCTTCTTTAAATATTCCGTTTATTGCCATGCATATGCAAGGCACACCTGATACCATGCAGGACAAACCCACCTACGATAATATTGCAAAAGAAGTGGTGGATTATTTCATTCAAAAAACAGCGGCATGCAAAGCGGCGGGTATAACAGATATCATCATCGATCCGGGTTTTGGTTTCGGCAAAACTATCAATCATAATTTTCAATTACTGAAGCAGATGGAAGTGTTTCATCTGTTTCAGCTACCGGTATTGGCAGGGCTAAGCCGCAAATCAACCATCTGGAAAACATTGCATGTTACACCGGAAGAAGCATTGAACGGAACAACAGTACTAAATACACTTGCGCTGACAAAAGGTGCATCTATTCTACGGGTGCACGATGTAAGGGAAGCAGTAGAAGCTATCAAACTATACGAAGCTTACAGTAACGCATAG